A portion of the Sneathia sanguinegens genome contains these proteins:
- the gyrA gene encoding DNA gyrase subunit A, producing the protein MDTSKKEQEVPVFIEDEIKSSYLDYSMSVIVSRALPDVRDGLKPVHRRVLFAMNDMGMTYNTAYKKSARIVGEVLGKYHPHGDTAVYNTMVRMAQDFNSRYMLVDGHGNFGSIDGDSAAAMRYTEARMAKIANEMLLDINKNTIDFRKNFDETLDEPIVLPAKLPNLLINGTTGIAVGMATNIPPHNLAEVCDGIVALIDNRDISVDELIEHIKGPDFPTGGIINGKQGIYDAYRTGRGKVQVAGKVDIVNSASGKSSIVISEIPYQVNKAKLVEKIAELYRQKKIVGITDIRDESNKQGIRVVIDVKKNEEPELILNMLYKYTDLQTTFGVIMLALVNNIPRVLNLKQILTKYLEHRYTVVERRTKFDLDKAKRRAHILEGFRIALDSIDEIIKLIKASKDANIAKDKLIEAFGFSEIQAKAILDMRLQRLTGLERDKIEQEYSELLALIEELEAILNSSERKYEIIRQEVIELKTNYGDKRRTEIQNKRNEIELEDLIKEEDVVVTITNKGYVKRISTDAYKSQRRGGIGVNSINTVEDDEVSAIYTVKTLDKLLIFTDKGKAYSIKVYEIPEASKQARGRLISNIINLEDGENVSGILNTAGANENSQIFIVTKKGIAKKMSAPLFKNINKRGIRAITLREDDELVFADLCEEESEIFVATIKGQAIRFKASDVRTMGRSASGVKCIRFKEETDYVASASVISNKENKQVLTITSEGFGKRTDLEEYSIQKRGGKGNRNFKLAPKTGDVVSSILVDETVKEIMLITKEGVLIRTPIKQISKISRATSGVRIMKPKKGDIVISVALVPEGDENND; encoded by the coding sequence ATGGATACTAGTAAAAAAGAACAAGAAGTACCAGTATTCATTGAAGATGAAATAAAGTCATCATATTTAGATTATTCTATGAGTGTTATAGTATCAAGAGCTTTGCCTGATGTAAGAGATGGACTAAAACCTGTACATAGAAGAGTCCTATTTGCAATGAATGATATGGGAATGACATACAATACAGCCTATAAGAAATCAGCTAGAATAGTTGGGGAAGTTTTAGGTAAGTATCACCCACATGGTGATACAGCTGTATATAATACAATGGTTAGAATGGCACAAGATTTTAATAGTAGATATATGCTAGTTGATGGACATGGAAATTTTGGTTCTATAGATGGAGATTCTGCAGCAGCAATGAGATATACTGAAGCAAGAATGGCAAAAATTGCTAATGAAATGCTTTTGGATATAAATAAGAATACAATAGATTTTAGAAAGAATTTTGATGAAACCTTAGATGAACCTATAGTTTTACCAGCAAAATTACCTAATCTATTAATCAATGGGACAACAGGAATAGCTGTAGGGATGGCAACTAATATACCTCCACATAATTTAGCAGAAGTTTGTGATGGTATAGTAGCTTTAATTGATAATAGAGATATTAGTGTTGATGAATTAATAGAGCATATTAAAGGACCTGATTTTCCAACTGGTGGAATTATTAATGGTAAGCAAGGTATTTATGATGCTTATAGAACAGGTAGAGGTAAGGTGCAAGTAGCTGGTAAGGTTGACATAGTTAATAGTGCATCTGGTAAATCAAGTATAGTTATTAGTGAAATACCTTATCAAGTTAATAAGGCAAAATTAGTTGAAAAAATAGCTGAATTATATAGACAAAAAAAGATAGTTGGAATAACAGATATTCGAGATGAATCAAATAAACAAGGTATAAGAGTAGTAATAGATGTTAAGAAAAATGAAGAACCAGAACTTATACTTAATATGCTATATAAATACACAGATTTACAAACTACTTTTGGAGTAATTATGTTAGCCTTGGTTAATAATATTCCAAGGGTACTTAATTTGAAACAAATATTAACTAAGTATCTAGAACACAGATATACTGTAGTTGAAAGAAGAACCAAGTTTGATTTAGATAAGGCAAAAAGAAGAGCACATATCTTAGAAGGTTTCAGAATAGCACTAGATAGTATAGATGAAATTATTAAATTAATAAAAGCATCAAAAGATGCTAATATTGCAAAGGATAAATTAATAGAAGCTTTTGGATTCAGTGAAATACAAGCAAAGGCTATACTAGATATGAGATTGCAAAGATTAACTGGACTTGAAAGAGATAAGATAGAACAAGAATATAGTGAATTATTAGCACTTATTGAAGAGTTGGAGGCTATTTTGAATAGTTCTGAAAGAAAGTACGAAATAATTAGACAAGAAGTTATAGAACTTAAGACTAATTATGGAGACAAAAGAAGAACTGAAATACAAAATAAGAGAAATGAAATTGAATTAGAAGATTTAATAAAAGAAGAAGATGTTGTTGTTACTATAACAAATAAGGGTTATGTAAAAAGAATTTCAACTGATGCTTACAAATCACAAAGAAGAGGAGGAATAGGAGTTAATTCTATTAATACTGTAGAAGATGATGAAGTAAGTGCAATATATACAGTTAAAACATTGGATAAATTATTAATCTTCACTGATAAAGGTAAAGCATATAGTATAAAAGTGTATGAAATACCAGAAGCAAGTAAACAAGCAAGAGGTAGATTAATAAGTAATATAATTAATCTTGAAGATGGAGAAAATGTAAGTGGTATTTTAAATACTGCTGGTGCTAACGAAAATTCACAAATTTTTATTGTAACTAAGAAGGGTATAGCTAAGAAAATGTCTGCACCTTTATTCAAAAATATAAATAAGAGAGGAATAAGGGCAATAACATTAAGAGAAGATGATGAGCTTGTATTTGCAGACTTATGTGAAGAAGAAAGTGAAATTTTCGTTGCAACTATAAAAGGACAAGCAATAAGATTTAAAGCAAGTGATGTTAGAACTATGGGTCGTAGTGCAAGTGGAGTTAAATGTATTAGATTCAAAGAAGAAACAGATTATGTTGCCAGTGCTAGTGTAATAAGTAATAAAGAAAATAAGCAAGTTTTAACAATTACAAGTGAAGGTTTTGGTAAGAGAACTGACTTGGAAGAATATAGCATACAAAAAAGAGGTGGAAAAGGAAATAGAAATTTCAAATTAGCACCGAAAACAGGAGATGTTGTGTCTTCAATTTTAGTTGATGAAACTGTTAAAGAAATTATGTTAATTACAAAAGAAGGAGTTTTAATTAGAACACCAATAAAACAAATTTCAAAAATAAGTAGAGCTACTTCTGGTGTAAGAATAATGAAACCTAAAAAAGGAGACATAGTTATTTCTGTAGCCTTAGTTCCAGAGGGAGATGAAAATAATGACTAA
- the gyrB gene encoding DNA topoisomerase (ATP-hydrolyzing) subunit B, with translation MENRNYGSDDITVLEGLEAVRKRPGMYIGTTSSRGLHHLVWETVDNSIDEALAGYCDTIKVRMLPDNYIEVQDNGRGIPIDMHKTGRPTLEVVMTILHAGGKFNDKNYTYSGGLHGVGVSVVNALSTELIATVTRDGKIVRQTFSKGKPTSGCEQIGVAKKNEHGTVIRFRPDEEIFEEVIFEYNTLKERLKELAYLNTGLKIILTDERDEENKREEVFHFEGGIKDFVAELVDADKMIIPTIYMKDTTKISGNKLVEVEIAMTYNKDSQAVVEYSFVNNINTYDGGTHVQGFRTALTRTINDVARQLNLLKEKKDENLQGTDVREGLVCVINIKFPEPQFESQTKSKLGSSEAQSSVSSVVNNKLKLYLEDHPKDATAMIEKMLLSKKAREAAKNARNNILRKNPLEIGSLPGKLADCSSKKSEECEIYIVEGDSAGGSAKQGRDRKTQAILPLRGKILNVEKAVLHKMLENNEIKAMITAFGTNIGDNFDISKLRYGKIIIMTDADVDGAHIRTLMLTFFFRYLRELINAGHIFIAQPPLYKIQVGKKIKYAYSDDELKKTTVVLEEESKKYTIQRYKGLGEMNPEQLWETTMDPENRTLLKVTLENAGYADKMFSILMGDKVEPRRQFIEEHAMHVKNLDI, from the coding sequence ATGGAAAATAGAAATTATGGTTCAGATGATATTACGGTTCTTGAAGGTTTAGAAGCCGTTAGAAAAAGACCGGGAATGTACATAGGTACAACATCATCAAGAGGACTACATCATTTAGTTTGGGAAACAGTAGATAATAGTATAGACGAAGCATTGGCAGGATATTGCGACACTATAAAAGTTAGAATGTTGCCTGATAACTATATTGAAGTACAAGATAATGGTAGAGGAATACCTATAGATATGCATAAAACAGGGAGACCTACATTAGAAGTTGTAATGACAATATTGCATGCTGGAGGAAAGTTTAATGATAAGAATTATACATATTCAGGTGGTTTGCATGGTGTTGGTGTTTCTGTAGTTAATGCCTTATCAACAGAATTAATTGCCACTGTTACAAGAGACGGCAAAATTGTTAGACAAACTTTTTCAAAGGGTAAACCTACATCTGGTTGTGAACAAATAGGAGTTGCTAAAAAAAATGAACATGGTACAGTAATTAGATTCAGACCAGATGAAGAAATATTTGAAGAAGTAATTTTTGAATATAATACTTTAAAAGAAAGATTAAAAGAATTAGCATATCTTAATACAGGTTTGAAAATTATTTTAACAGATGAAAGAGATGAAGAAAATAAGAGAGAAGAAGTTTTTCATTTTGAAGGTGGAATAAAGGATTTTGTAGCAGAATTAGTAGACGCAGATAAGATGATAATTCCAACTATTTACATGAAAGATACTACAAAAATTAGTGGAAATAAGCTAGTTGAAGTAGAAATAGCTATGACATATAACAAAGATAGCCAAGCTGTGGTTGAATACTCTTTTGTAAATAATATAAATACTTATGATGGTGGAACTCATGTTCAAGGCTTTAGAACAGCTTTAACAAGAACTATTAATGATGTTGCAAGACAATTGAACTTGTTAAAAGAAAAAAAAGATGAAAATTTACAAGGTACAGATGTTAGAGAAGGTTTAGTTTGTGTAATAAATATAAAATTCCCTGAACCTCAATTTGAAAGTCAAACAAAATCAAAATTGGGAAGTAGTGAAGCACAATCTTCAGTATCAAGTGTTGTAAATAATAAATTGAAACTTTATTTAGAAGATCATCCTAAGGATGCAACTGCTATGATAGAAAAAATGCTTTTATCTAAAAAAGCAAGAGAAGCAGCTAAAAATGCAAGAAATAACATTTTGAGAAAAAATCCTTTAGAAATAGGGTCTTTACCAGGTAAATTAGCAGATTGTTCTTCTAAAAAAAGTGAAGAATGTGAAATTTATATAGTCGAAGGAGATTCAGCTGGAGGTAGTGCAAAGCAAGGAAGAGATAGAAAAACACAGGCAATATTACCACTTAGAGGTAAAATACTTAATGTTGAAAAGGCTGTACTACATAAAATGTTGGAAAATAATGAAATTAAAGCAATGATAACTGCCTTTGGTACAAATATTGGAGATAATTTTGATATTTCCAAACTTAGATATGGAAAAATAATAATAATGACCGATGCTGATGTTGATGGAGCTCATATTAGAACTTTAATGTTGACATTTTTCTTTAGATATTTAAGAGAATTAATCAATGCTGGTCATATTTTTATAGCTCAACCACCTTTATATAAAATACAGGTTGGAAAGAAAATAAAATATGCTTATTCAGATGATGAATTGAAAAAAACAACAGTGGTATTAGAAGAAGAAAGTAAAAAATATACTATACAAAGATATAAAGGATTAGGAGAAATGAATCCAGAACAACTTTGGGAAACAACTATGGATCCTGAAAATAGAACTTTATTAAAGGTTACCTTAGAAAATGCAGGTTATGCAGATAAAATGTTTAGTATTTTAATGGGAGATAAGGTAGAACCAAGAAGACAATTTATAGAAGAACATGCTATGCATGTAAAGAATTTAGATATTTAG
- a CDS encoding nitroreductase family protein, whose protein sequence is MKEIFDRRSIRTFKDKKVEDEIIKELLRGAIAAPSAHKKEPRMFYVIENKEILKQFFLKHPYGKAFETAPLAILVCGDKDKDPNLTFLIQDCAASLENIAIMATHYNLGTVWMGVLDNDNAEVITKEILNLPNNMIPISIMAIGYKAEERRPHISYKEEMVTWVK, encoded by the coding sequence ATGAAAGAAATATTTGACAGAAGAAGTATACGAACTTTTAAAGATAAAAAAGTTGAAGATGAAATTATAAAGGAACTCTTAAGAGGTGCAATAGCTGCTCCTTCAGCTCACAAAAAAGAACCTAGAATGTTTTATGTGATAGAAAATAAAGAAATCTTGAAGCAATTTTTTCTAAAACATCCTTATGGTAAAGCATTTGAAACTGCACCTTTAGCTATTCTTGTTTGTGGAGATAAAGATAAAGATCCTAACTTAACTTTCCTTATTCAAGATTGTGCAGCATCTTTGGAAAATATAGCTATTATGGCAACACATTATAATCTTGGTACTGTTTGGATGGGTGTACTAGATAATGACAATGCTGAAGTTATAACAAAAGAAATTTTAAACTTACCTAATAACATGATACCTATTTCTATAATGGCAATTGGATATAAGGCAGAAGAAAGAAGACCCCATATTTCCTACAAGGAAGAAATGGTAACATGGGTAAAATAA
- a CDS encoding YbaB/EbfC family nucleoid-associated protein — MVRKIKTSNSSTNQVDIIKRAKQMQEAMLNIQEGLKDKIIEHSVAGGQIVVKANGQKELVDIKINNDIIEEAVSQKDTSELENLILTAVKEVTAKADALAESEMETVTGGLKIPGLF; from the coding sequence ATGGTTAGAAAGATTAAAACTTCTAATTCTTCTACTAATCAAGTAGATATAATTAAAAGAGCTAAACAAATGCAAGAAGCTATGCTTAATATACAAGAAGGTTTGAAAGATAAAATAATTGAACATTCTGTTGCTGGTGGACAAATAGTTGTTAAAGCTAATGGACAAAAAGAATTAGTTGATATTAAAATTAATAATGATATTATAGAAGAAGCTGTATCACAAAAAGATACATCTGAACTTGAAAATTTAATTTTAACTGCTGTTAAAGAAGTTACTGCAAAAGCTGATGCTTTAGCAGAATCTGAAATGGAAACAGTTACAGGTGGTCTTAAGATCCCTGGATTATTTTAA
- the aphA gene encoding acid phosphatase AphA: MKKTLIISCLAIASLTFAKGPKVPYTNQGFYTTENVQKAVHFVSVEDIEKSLEGQGPINVSFDIDDTLVHSSAYFRFGQDYYQTDPKNPVSYLYNQKFWDFVAEMGDKFSIPKASAQALINMHLKRGDKIFFITGRTKHSKDQNYTSTITSKTLQRFFHMPYEVYIEYTADKPTGGYKYDKSFYMKKHNVSLHYGDSDDDILAARELGIRGIRVQRAPNSTNPQKLNGGYGEEVLINSAW; this comes from the coding sequence ATGAAAAAGACATTAATTATCAGTTGCTTAGCAATAGCTAGTTTAACTTTCGCTAAGGGACCAAAAGTTCCTTATACTAATCAAGGTTTCTATACTACTGAAAATGTTCAAAAAGCAGTTCATTTTGTTTCAGTTGAAGATATTGAAAAAAGTTTAGAAGGACAAGGTCCTATTAATGTTAGCTTTGATATAGATGATACTTTAGTTCATTCTAGTGCTTACTTTAGATTTGGACAAGACTATTATCAAACTGATCCAAAAAATCCTGTAAGTTATTTATATAACCAAAAATTCTGGGATTTTGTTGCTGAAATGGGAGATAAATTCTCTATACCTAAAGCTTCTGCACAAGCATTAATTAATATGCATTTAAAAAGAGGAGATAAAATTTTCTTTATTACTGGAAGAACAAAACACTCTAAAGATCAAAATTATACATCAACTATAACTTCTAAAACTTTACAAAGATTCTTCCACATGCCTTATGAAGTATATATTGAATATACTGCAGATAAACCAACTGGTGGTTACAAATATGATAAATCATTCTACATGAAGAAACACAATGTTTCATTACATTATGGAGATTCAGATGATGATATTCTTGCTGCAAGAGAACTTGGTATAAGAGGAATAAGAGTTCAAAGAGCTCCTAACTCTACTAACCCTCAAAAATTAAATGGTGGTTACGGTGAAGAAGTATTAATCAATTCTGCATGGTGA
- a CDS encoding 2'-5' RNA ligase family protein has product MKKIISTLFILLSTHVFANVNYNVFVKMDNKATEVVEDISKNLNKHNITSLYDEKYQIHVTLYLSEYKKDAFEKIKDVVDDVATNAKPIELQFYNIRKTPGNWLMLDAKKAYDIQALADEVTARLLPLRATDAQVPNWAKSMPAKVRSFKTYGSPNVFSNFDPHVTLLTPKKAEDILAFQKEYNFKPFTSKITGIGIAEVDDLGQAKDILYFKEIK; this is encoded by the coding sequence ATGAAAAAAATTATATCAACTTTATTTATTTTACTTTCTACTCATGTATTTGCGAATGTAAATTACAATGTATTTGTTAAAATGGATAACAAGGCTACAGAAGTTGTAGAAGATATATCAAAAAATTTAAATAAACATAATATAACTAGCTTATATGATGAAAAATATCAAATACATGTTACTCTTTATTTGAGCGAATATAAGAAGGATGCATTTGAAAAAATTAAAGATGTTGTAGACGATGTCGCTACAAATGCTAAACCTATAGAATTACAATTCTATAATATTAGAAAGACACCTGGTAATTGGTTAATGTTAGATGCTAAAAAAGCTTATGATATTCAAGCTTTAGCTGATGAAGTTACAGCTAGACTTTTACCTCTAAGAGCTACTGATGCACAAGTTCCAAATTGGGCAAAATCAATGCCAGCAAAGGTTAGATCATTTAAAACTTATGGTTCACCTAATGTATTTTCAAACTTTGATCCACATGTTACTTTACTTACACCAAAAAAAGCAGAAGATATCTTAGCCTTCCAAAAAGAATATAATTTCAAACCTTTCACTTCTAAAATTACTGGTATCGGTATAGCAGAAGTTGACGACTTAGGTCAAGCAAAAGATATTTTATATTTTAAAGAAATTAAATAA